In a single window of the Penaeus chinensis breed Huanghai No. 1 chromosome 4, ASM1920278v2, whole genome shotgun sequence genome:
- the LOC125025048 gene encoding solute carrier organic anion transporter family member 74D-like → MSKQQKQPKVPLLISNMKPKKEEDVRLRKMVEAGEIVYTEEEIEETLCGIGACKPAWLQRLATKEMYLAVYILVALVQGMFFAYSVSVISTIEKRFKFTSKQTGILLSGNDISQVLLAIFLSYYGTFGHRPRWLGVGVMFTAASCFSAALPHLMYGPGQDAIDLADATTFDASALVNSSVISQPKKEEELCHKREVDTCKEEGAAYLGPMFLMFLAQFFVGIAISIFFTVGVTYLDDNISKKTYPIFYTLVSLLRVLGPVFGFVLGGRCLSLWIDPARKPNISQKDPRWLGAWWIGFVFLGVALVIVGNLLFFFPKKLPATLRRETKKMIKQMDKDREDGGNKNFDHFAALAKEKKTESRPTLKNLIKALRRLFTNRIWTGNLFNAVFTLLGVSGYWSFKPKYMENQFRKSATDANYFTGMSSLIVSVVGAGVGGSVIRWARPRPRLIMGYNIFTTIVGCAGFIALMFVGCPRLEVIGPVDGNAGPQCSADCGCTEKFTPVCSEDQTTLFYSPCYAGCSLANVSADPIIYTGCRCIQSPVSASTPSPALDAVSKNNSSWGFVTRGYCPEPCEGFFYYMLTQIIVQTVSSVGRIGGSIVQLRAVAEEDKGIALGTLTVFISLFAFIPAPIIMGAIIDSACLVWDTSCGRTGNCWLYDSDKFRKILHLVPAVLMFISLFGDFVMFWYSDRLDLYGLKAEQELELKKVEGEPEETKPLKTEDESKEKKAGLLALA, encoded by the exons ATGAGCAAGCAACAGAAGCAACCGAAAGTGCCGCTGCTGATCTCCAACATGAAgccgaagaaggaggaggacgtgcGGCTGCGGAAGATGGTGGAGGCCGGAGAAATTGTTTACACGGAGGAGGAAATCGAGGAGACCCTTTGCGGCATCGGGGCGTGTAAGCCGGCGTGGCTGCAG CGCCTGGCCACGAAGGAGATGTATCTGGCGGTGTACATCTTGGTGGCGCTTGTTCAGGGGATGTTCTTTGCGTATTCTGTCTCCGTTATCTCCACTATCGAGAAGAGATTTAAAttcacaagcaaacagacag GCATCTTGCTCTCCGGGAATGACATATCCCAAGTTCTGCTGGCCATCTTTCTAAGTTATTACGGCACCTTCGGCCACCGCCCGCGTTGGTTGGGTGTGGGCGTGATGTTCACTGCTGCCTCCTGTTTCTCCGCCGCCCTTCCCCACTTGATGTACGGGCCGGGACAAGATGCTATAGACCTGGCAGATGCTACCACTTTCGATGCCAGCGCGTTGGTCAACAGCTCTGTCATTTCCCAACCTAAAA aagaggaagagctCTGCCACAAGCGCGAGGTGGACACATGCAAGGAAGAGGGGGCGGCATATTTGGGGCCCATGTTCTTGATGTTCCTCGCGCAGTTCTTCGTCGGCATCGCCATCAGCATCTTCTTCACAGTTGGCGTCACGTACCTGGACGACAACATCAGCAAAAAGACATATCCTATCTTTTACA CTCTCGTGTCCCTCCTGAGAGTGCTGGGCCCCGTGTTCGGCTTCGTGCTGGGCGGCCGCTGCCTCTCGCTGTGGATCGACCCGGCCAGGAAGCCCAACATCAGCCAGAAGGATCCCCGGTGGCTCGGGGCCTGGTGGATAG GTTTCGTATTCCTCGGCGTTGCCCTTGTTATCGTGGGcaaccttctcttcttcttccccaaaaAACTGCCGGCCACACtcaggagggagacgaagaagatgataaaaCAGATGGATAAAGACAGGGAAGACGGAGGCAACAAGAATTTCGACCACTTCGCTGCTCTCgccaaggaaaagaaaacggaatctcGGCCGACGCTCAAAA ACTTAATAAAAGCCCTCCGCCGACTATTCACGAACCGCATCTGGACGGGCAACCTGTTCAACGCCGTCTTCACCCTCCTCGGCGTCTCGGGTTACTGGAGCTTCAAGCCCAAGTACATGGAGAATCAGTTCCGGAAAAGTGCTACGGACGCAAACTATTTTACAG GAATGTCCAGCCTGATCGTATCCGTCGTcggggcgggcgtgggcggcagCGTGATCAGGTGGGCGCGTCCGAGGCCAAGACTCATCATGGGATACAACATCTTCACGACCATCGTTGGCTGCGCAGGTTTCATCGCCCTCATGTTCGTGGGCTGCCCGAGACTCGAAGTGATTGGGCCTGTGGACGG CAACGCCGGCCCTCAGTGTTCGGCGGACTGCGGCTGCACCGAGAAGTTCACGCCCGTCTGCTCGGAGGACCAAACCACGCTGTTCTACTCGCCCTGCTACGCCGGCTGCTCCCTCGCCAACGTCAGCGCGGATCCCATT ATTTACACCGGCTGCAGATGCATTCAAAGCCCCGTCTCTGCCTCGACCCCGAGCCCCGCCCTTGACGCGGTATCGAAG AACAACAGCTCTTGGGGCTTTGTCACCAGAGGCTACTGTCCAGAACCTTGCGAGGGATTTTTCTACTACATGCTTACTCAGATTATTGTGCAGACTGTATCGTCGGTCGGCAGGATAGGGGGCAGCATTGTCCAGCTGAG GGCCGTGGCGGAGGAGGACAAAGGGATCGCCCTGGGCACCCTTACCGTGTTCATCAGTCTGTTCGCGTTCATTCCTGCTCCTATTATCATGGGCGCCATCATAG ATTCAGCTTGTCTCGTGTGGGATACATCCTGCGGAAGGACAGGAAACTGCTGGCTCTACGATTCCGACAAGTTCAGAAAAATCCTTCACTTGGTCCCTGCAG TGCTGATGTTCATTTCCCTGTTCGGAGACTTCGTCATGTTCTGGTATAGCGACCGACTGGA